Proteins from one Candidatus Margulisiibacteriota bacterium genomic window:
- the rpsR gene encoding 30S ribosomal protein S18, translated as MTREARKPKTGGPFKKRKKKPCVFCVDQRGIDYKDIGFVRRFMTDRGKIAPRRLSGCCALHQRMIAKAVKRARQIGMAPFVLD; from the coding sequence ATGACCAGAGAAGCGAGAAAACCAAAGACCGGCGGCCCGTTCAAGAAGAGGAAAAAGAAACCGTGCGTGTTTTGCGTCGACCAGCGCGGGATCGATTATAAGGACATCGGTTTTGTCCGGCGGTTCATGACCGACCGGGGCAAGATCGCCCCGCGGCGGCTTTCCGGCTGCTGCGCCCTGCACCAGCGGATGATCGCCAAAGCGGTCAAGCGCGCCCGGCAGATCGGCATGGCGCCGTTCGTGCTCGACTGA
- the rpsF gene encoding 30S ribosomal protein S6 — protein sequence MIMIMDAALGEDKASQVVTKVEEKIKALGGEVEKTEKWGTKRLASMIRKAKTLTQGYYVMIKFNSAPSLPAEIQAYLKVNESVIRYFLSRAVIAADIAPPERKGIPGAPLEAISVGEIKGEPLGESK from the coding sequence TTGATCATGATCATGGACGCCGCGCTGGGAGAAGACAAGGCCAGCCAGGTGGTTACTAAGGTGGAAGAGAAGATCAAGGCGCTGGGCGGAGAAGTGGAAAAGACCGAAAAGTGGGGGACCAAACGGTTGGCCTCGATGATCCGCAAGGCGAAAACCCTGACCCAGGGCTATTACGTCATGATCAAATTTAATTCCGCCCCGTCATTGCCGGCGGAGATCCAGGCTTATCTCAAGGTCAACGAGAGCGTTATTCGTTACTTCCTCTCCCGCGCGGTCATCGCGGCCGATATCGCTCCTCCGGAGAGAAAGGGCATACCCGGCGCCCCGCTCGAGGCCATATCCGTCGGTGAGATCAAAGGGGAGCCGCTTGGCGAATCAAAATAA
- a CDS encoding excinuclease ABC subunit UvrC — protein MSTLREKLAALPLKPGVYLFKDRTGAIIYVGKAKSLRKRVASYFRPHPDIKTSLLVERLYDLDYLTTASELDALILEDELVKKYKPRYNIALKDDKAYPFLKLTVNEEWPRLLMVRRREDDGALYFGRFQGAMVRTVIRLVKKLFPIRWCGESPLKQRERPCLYYHIGACTGPCIGRIDKDNYRTLVEGIALLLKGKMAAAIAKLKREMARAAAEQDFERAGYFRDSIELLEKMAAGKTNLARTPSLRGGQDLIALQRALKLKQAPLRIECFDISNLQGKNTVASLVTFLGGVPLKSDYRRFKVNSVQGKPNDVQAIYEVVKRRYAGSLAKKMALPDLVMVDGGAAQVAFGRRALKEAGVPGLPLIGLAKKEEEIYLPEQVKTLKLARRDPALLLLQRVRDEAHRFAVTFHREKRKKTLFA, from the coding sequence ATGAGCACGCTTCGCGAGAAGCTTGCCGCTCTGCCGCTTAAGCCGGGGGTATACCTTTTTAAGGACCGGACCGGCGCGATCATCTACGTCGGCAAGGCGAAATCGCTGCGGAAAAGAGTGGCCTCTTACTTCCGGCCGCACCCCGACATCAAGACTTCCCTGCTGGTCGAGCGGCTTTACGACCTGGATTACCTGACCACCGCTTCCGAGCTCGACGCCCTGATCCTGGAAGACGAGCTGGTCAAAAAATACAAGCCGCGTTACAACATCGCCCTGAAAGACGATAAAGCCTATCCGTTCCTCAAGCTGACGGTCAACGAAGAATGGCCGCGGCTGCTGATGGTCCGGCGGCGCGAAGACGACGGGGCGCTCTATTTCGGCCGGTTCCAGGGCGCCATGGTCCGGACGGTGATCCGCCTGGTCAAAAAGCTTTTCCCGATCCGCTGGTGCGGCGAAAGCCCGCTGAAACAAAGGGAGCGGCCCTGCCTTTACTACCACATCGGGGCTTGCACCGGCCCGTGCATCGGCCGGATCGATAAAGACAATTACCGGACGCTGGTCGAAGGGATCGCCCTGCTGTTGAAAGGCAAAATGGCGGCGGCGATCGCCAAGTTAAAACGCGAAATGGCGCGCGCCGCGGCGGAACAGGACTTTGAACGGGCCGGATATTTCCGCGACAGCATTGAATTGCTGGAAAAAATGGCAGCCGGGAAGACAAACCTGGCCCGGACGCCCTCCCTGCGCGGCGGCCAGGACCTGATCGCGCTCCAGCGGGCGCTGAAGCTGAAACAGGCGCCGCTGCGGATCGAATGTTTTGACATTTCCAACCTGCAGGGGAAGAACACGGTCGCTTCGCTGGTCACTTTTCTCGGCGGGGTCCCGCTCAAAAGCGATTACCGCCGCTTTAAGGTCAACAGCGTGCAGGGAAAGCCGAACGACGTCCAGGCGATCTACGAAGTGGTAAAGCGGCGTTACGCCGGCTCGCTGGCGAAAAAAATGGCCCTGCCGGACCTGGTCATGGTGGACGGCGGCGCCGCCCAGGTGGCCTTTGGCCGGCGGGCGTTGAAGGAGGCCGGGGTGCCCGGGCTGCCGCTCATCGGCCTGGCCAAAAAAGAGGAAGAGATCTACCTGCCGGAACAGGTCAAAACACTGAAGCTGGCGCGCCGCGACCCGGCCTTGCTGCTGCTGCAGCGGGTCCGCGACGAAGCCCACCGGTTCGCCGTCACTTTTCATCGAGAAAAACGGAAAAAAACGCTTTTTGCCTAA
- the rplI gene encoding 50S ribosomal protein L9, whose amino-acid sequence MKVIFIEDDRIEDVSEGYARNYLLPRKQVIIATPAAVALVEKRKEKKQAQVTQKRATMNELAEKLASAPVTVSADVGEGGKLFGSVTTGDIAAAVKGTHGVELERKKIELREPIKLVGEYTVPVKLFQDVTAHLKLIVAAR is encoded by the coding sequence ATGAAAGTTATATTCATTGAAGACGACCGGATCGAAGACGTCTCCGAAGGGTACGCCCGCAACTATCTGTTGCCGCGCAAGCAGGTGATCATCGCCACGCCGGCGGCGGTCGCGCTGGTCGAAAAACGGAAAGAGAAGAAACAGGCCCAAGTCACGCAAAAACGCGCGACCATGAACGAGCTGGCCGAAAAGCTGGCCAGCGCGCCGGTCACGGTCAGCGCGGACGTCGGCGAAGGCGGCAAGCTGTTCGGTTCGGTCACGACCGGCGACATCGCCGCCGCGGTCAAAGGAACGCACGGCGTGGAGCTCGAACGGAAAAAGATCGAATTGCGCGAACCGATCAAGCTGGTCGGCGAATACACCGTGCCGGTCAAGCTTTTTCAGGACGTCACCGCTCACCTCAAGCTAATCGTCGCCGCCCGCTAG
- a CDS encoding S41 family peptidase: MKFNRTGLMIVCLVIALTSFSVGRVVAQGGDLQSKLETYLQVLEIVKSDYVEKNVDDQKLVYGSIRGLLDALDDPYTRFMEPKSYKEMKMRMSGSYSGIGIYIGIKDKQLTVISPIDETPAKKMGLKAGDAILKIDGKETKDMALEEAVSLIRGPQNSKVKINIFRRSWKEPKDFSITREKIVIKSVVLKMYDNGIAYIKLNTFENLAAAREFEKALRNAKAADGLIIDVRGNGGGLLQNAIDIGSMFIPTPGMIVQTVDREGRREQLESTGRVLWTKPVVMLINESSASASEILAGALRDNKVATLVGMHSFGKASVQNVRQLNDGSAVLLTIAKYLTPNGEDITKRGISAEVVVSVPTAEAEMEADDALPDEAKDIQLQRAIKVLKDKIMGGTGGQG, encoded by the coding sequence TTGAAGTTCAATCGCACGGGGCTCATGATCGTCTGCCTGGTGATCGCGCTCACTTCTTTTTCCGTCGGCCGGGTCGTGGCGCAGGGCGGGGACCTGCAAAGCAAATTGGAAACCTACCTGCAGGTGCTGGAGATCGTTAAAAGCGACTACGTCGAGAAGAACGTGGACGACCAGAAACTGGTCTACGGCTCGATCCGCGGGCTGCTCGACGCGCTCGACGACCCTTACACCCGGTTCATGGAGCCGAAGTCGTACAAGGAAATGAAGATGAGGATGAGCGGCTCTTACTCCGGCATCGGCATCTACATCGGGATCAAGGACAAACAACTGACCGTTATTTCCCCGATCGACGAGACCCCGGCCAAGAAGATGGGGCTGAAAGCGGGCGACGCGATCTTGAAAATAGACGGCAAGGAGACCAAGGATATGGCGCTGGAAGAAGCGGTCAGCCTGATCCGGGGCCCGCAGAATTCCAAGGTCAAGATCAACATCTTCCGCCGGAGCTGGAAGGAACCGAAGGACTTCAGCATCACGCGGGAAAAGATTGTGATCAAGAGCGTCGTCCTGAAGATGTACGATAACGGCATCGCCTATATCAAACTGAACACGTTCGAAAATCTGGCGGCGGCCCGGGAATTCGAGAAAGCGCTGCGCAACGCGAAAGCGGCTGACGGCCTGATCATCGACGTGCGGGGGAACGGCGGCGGCCTGCTGCAGAACGCGATCGACATCGGCAGCATGTTCATTCCCACGCCGGGGATGATCGTGCAGACCGTGGACCGGGAAGGCCGGCGCGAACAGCTGGAATCGACCGGCCGGGTGCTGTGGACCAAACCGGTCGTGATGCTGATCAACGAAAGCTCGGCCTCCGCCTCCGAGATCCTGGCCGGGGCGCTGCGCGACAACAAGGTCGCCACCCTGGTCGGCATGCACTCGTTCGGTAAGGCCTCGGTCCAGAACGTCCGCCAGCTGAACGACGGCTCGGCGGTGCTGCTGACCATTGCCAAGTACCTGACCCCGAACGGCGAAGACATCACCAAGCGCGGGATCTCGGCCGAAGTGGTCGTTTCCGTCCCGACCGCGGAAGCGGAAATGGAGGCGGATGACGCCCTGCCCGACGAAGCCAAGGACATCCAACTGCAGAGAGCGATCAAGGTCTTGAAGGACAAGATCATGGGGGGAACCGGTGGCCAAGGTTGA
- a CDS encoding bifunctional phosphoglucose/phosphomannose isomerase, whose protein sequence is MAKVELLDSEEQLKKTDRSGMLAVVAAMPEMLRQAQQFSAGVSLPARPVSRVIVTGMGGSAIAGDLAADLFYKKAKVPLTTVRGYALPEGVDGETLVIALSYSGETEETVSAVKDAEKKGAQVVCVTAGGKLREIAEAKKYPVFLIPAGYQPRAALPFLLVCLLAALAKAGVAPDQTAELTEAAALLQKLREEYKPAKPARTNLAKQLAKKLFGKIPVVFGTAGTTGAVAYRAKCQFNENSKLTAIANVFPELNHNELVNIAALRKDDNPFALIVLRDDDDNERVKKRIEITKSLISCQLGGANELAGQGKSPLARLLSLIYCLDHVSVYLALLQGIDPTPVEIIGRLKKEMAR, encoded by the coding sequence GTGGCCAAGGTTGAGCTGCTGGATAGCGAAGAGCAGCTAAAAAAGACCGACCGGAGCGGGATGCTGGCGGTCGTGGCCGCTATGCCGGAAATGCTGCGGCAAGCGCAGCAATTTTCCGCCGGAGTATCGTTGCCGGCCCGGCCCGTTTCCCGGGTGATCGTGACCGGGATGGGCGGCTCGGCGATCGCCGGGGACCTGGCGGCCGACCTGTTCTATAAGAAAGCTAAAGTGCCGCTGACGACCGTGCGCGGCTACGCCTTGCCGGAAGGAGTGGACGGCGAGACGCTGGTGATCGCCCTCTCTTATTCCGGCGAGACGGAAGAGACCGTGAGCGCCGTCAAGGACGCCGAAAAAAAAGGGGCGCAGGTCGTTTGCGTTACCGCCGGCGGCAAGCTCCGGGAGATCGCGGAAGCGAAAAAATATCCGGTCTTTCTGATCCCTGCCGGTTACCAGCCGCGGGCGGCGCTGCCGTTCCTGCTGGTCTGCCTGCTGGCCGCCCTGGCCAAGGCCGGCGTCGCGCCCGACCAGACGGCGGAGCTGACCGAGGCGGCCGCCCTGCTGCAGAAGCTGCGCGAAGAATACAAGCCGGCCAAGCCGGCGCGGACCAACCTCGCCAAACAATTAGCCAAAAAGCTCTTCGGGAAGATCCCGGTCGTCTTCGGTACGGCCGGCACGACCGGCGCGGTCGCTTACCGGGCGAAATGCCAGTTCAACGAGAACAGCAAGCTGACGGCGATCGCCAACGTTTTTCCGGAGCTGAACCACAACGAACTGGTCAACATCGCGGCGCTGCGGAAAGACGATAACCCGTTCGCCCTGATCGTGCTGCGCGACGACGACGACAACGAACGGGTCAAGAAACGGATCGAGATCACTAAATCGTTGATCAGCTGCCAGCTGGGCGGGGCGAACGAGCTGGCCGGGCAGGGGAAGTCCCCGCTGGCCAGGCTGCTGTCGTTGATTTATTGTCTCGACCATGTTAGCGTTTACCTGGCCTTGCTCCAGGGGATCGACCCGACGCCGGTCGAGATAATCGGGCGGTTGAAAAAGGAGATGGCGCGTTGA
- a CDS encoding NDP-sugar synthase — protein sequence MKAVIIAGGLGTRLRPLTYNIPKPIVPVANRPFILHQIELLKQHGITEIILSLHYLTEEIRAVLGDGRKFGVKLYYSLEKQALGTGGAVKNAEEYFVDEDLLLVFNGDVLTDINLAQVIAFHKKNKARATLTLTRVADPTAYGLIVTDKHGVVSQFIEKPSWEQVSNVKKIGTADTINAGLYALDPKVFRNIPAGVEYSFERQLFPGLLEKGELVCGFISDRYWIDIGKPNQYRQAHEAIMRNEVTARVLGTRVDNRAWIGEHARIAKSAKLLGPSIIGQKVVIGDETKIKDYTVLGDRVQVGKDSVLTNTIIWEGTKVGSHVSLDGCIIGYDCVIEDFAAIGPGVVLADRTVIKKGSVLCSK from the coding sequence TTGAAAGCGGTCATTATCGCGGGGGGGCTGGGCACCCGCCTGCGGCCTTTAACCTACAATATTCCCAAGCCGATCGTTCCGGTCGCCAACCGGCCGTTCATCCTGCACCAGATCGAACTGCTCAAACAGCACGGGATCACGGAGATCATCCTCAGCCTGCACTACCTGACGGAGGAGATCAGGGCGGTCCTGGGCGACGGCCGGAAGTTCGGGGTCAAGCTGTACTATTCCCTGGAAAAACAGGCGTTGGGAACGGGCGGCGCCGTCAAGAACGCCGAGGAATATTTTGTTGACGAAGACTTACTGCTCGTTTTTAACGGCGACGTGCTGACCGACATCAATTTGGCGCAGGTTATCGCTTTTCACAAAAAGAACAAGGCCCGGGCGACGTTGACCCTGACCCGGGTGGCCGATCCGACCGCTTACGGCCTGATCGTGACCGACAAGCACGGCGTGGTCTCCCAATTTATCGAAAAACCGAGCTGGGAACAGGTCTCCAACGTCAAGAAGATCGGCACGGCGGACACGATCAACGCCGGCCTTTACGCGCTCGACCCCAAGGTTTTCCGCAATATCCCGGCCGGCGTCGAATATTCTTTTGAGCGGCAGCTTTTCCCCGGCTTGCTGGAAAAAGGCGAGCTGGTTTGCGGCTTTATTTCCGACCGGTACTGGATCGACATCGGCAAGCCGAACCAATACCGGCAGGCGCACGAAGCGATCATGCGCAACGAAGTTACGGCCCGGGTGCTCGGCACCAGGGTCGATAACCGGGCGTGGATCGGCGAGCACGCCAGGATCGCGAAGAGCGCGAAGCTGCTGGGGCCGTCGATCATCGGCCAGAAGGTCGTGATCGGCGACGAAACCAAGATCAAAGACTATACCGTCCTGGGCGACCGGGTCCAGGTCGGCAAGGACTCGGTCCTGACCAATACGATCATCTGGGAGGGGACAAAGGTCGGGAGCCACGTCTCCCTGGACGGCTGTATCATCGGCTACGACTGCGTGATCGAGGATTTTGCCGCGATCGGACCCGGCGTCGTGCTGGCCGATCGGACGGTGATCAAGAAAGGTTCGGTCCTATGCTCAAAGTGA
- the ychF gene encoding redox-regulated ATPase YchF, whose translation MGFSLGIVGLPNVGKSTLFNLLAKAKADVSNYPFTTIKPNVGVVAVPDERLAAVKQLIGSAKAVPTVIEFHDIAGLVKGAHKGEGLGNQFLANIREADAIAHVVRCFADPNITHVEGAVDPRRDSELIKAELILADLAAIDKKFEACRGAVKAGDKKILKYLHLLDKLKEHLGRGLPARSVLRSMNQEDLALLSDLSLLTAKPVLYIANVDETGNRAEVDFVRQIAKEEGAQLVAICAKLEQEIGELPPAEAQEYLKAVGLEEFGLQRLIKAGYELLELITFFTANDKECRAWTTRREEKAPKAAGKVHSDMEKGFIAAEVIHFADLAAAGSYTKAREKGLLHTEGKEYLVQDGDLILVRFVV comes from the coding sequence ATGGGCTTTTCCCTCGGTATAGTCGGGCTGCCGAACGTCGGCAAATCGACCCTTTTTAACCTTTTAGCCAAAGCCAAGGCCGACGTTTCCAATTATCCGTTCACGACGATCAAGCCGAACGTCGGCGTGGTCGCGGTCCCCGACGAACGGCTGGCGGCCGTCAAACAACTGATCGGGTCGGCTAAAGCGGTCCCGACCGTGATCGAATTCCACGATATCGCCGGCCTGGTCAAGGGGGCGCACAAGGGAGAGGGGCTGGGCAACCAATTCTTGGCGAACATCCGCGAGGCCGACGCGATCGCCCACGTGGTGCGCTGTTTTGCCGACCCGAACATCACCCACGTCGAAGGCGCGGTCGACCCCCGCCGCGACAGCGAACTGATCAAGGCGGAGCTGATCCTGGCGGACCTGGCGGCGATCGACAAAAAATTCGAAGCTTGCCGCGGCGCGGTCAAAGCCGGCGACAAAAAGATCTTAAAATACCTCCACCTGCTGGACAAGCTGAAAGAACACCTGGGCCGGGGTTTGCCGGCCCGTTCCGTATTGCGTTCGATGAACCAGGAGGACCTGGCCTTACTCAGCGACTTGTCCCTCCTGACCGCCAAGCCGGTGCTTTACATCGCCAACGTGGACGAGACCGGGAACCGGGCGGAGGTCGATTTTGTCCGGCAGATCGCCAAAGAAGAGGGGGCCCAGCTGGTCGCGATCTGCGCCAAACTCGAGCAGGAGATCGGAGAGCTGCCCCCCGCGGAGGCGCAGGAATATCTCAAGGCGGTCGGGTTGGAAGAGTTCGGCCTGCAGCGGCTGATCAAAGCGGGGTATGAACTGCTCGAACTGATCACTTTTTTCACCGCTAACGACAAAGAATGCCGGGCCTGGACGACCCGGCGGGAGGAGAAAGCGCCAAAAGCGGCCGGTAAAGTCCACTCCGACATGGAAAAGGGCTTTATTGCCGCGGAAGTGATCCATTTTGCCGATCTGGCCGCGGCCGGCAGTTACACTAAAGCCCGGGAAAAAGGGCTTTTACATACCGAAGGGAAGGAATATTTGGTCCAGGACGGAGATTTGATTTTAGTCCGTTTCGTGGTATAA
- a CDS encoding single-stranded DNA-binding protein has product MANQNKIILVGRLTADPEGRSTAEGLPVTKFRLAVDRPTSGQGETGADFIDIVAWRRLAEVCGQYLKKGQLVLVDGRIQNRSFEDQSGQRKWVTEVIASTMTMLEKSRVTGHETAAAAHHDEESGAGEEVVDDTDLASDLPF; this is encoded by the coding sequence TTGGCGAATCAAAATAAGATCATCCTGGTCGGGCGGTTGACCGCGGACCCGGAAGGCCGTTCCACGGCCGAGGGTTTGCCGGTCACCAAGTTCCGCCTGGCGGTCGACCGGCCGACGAGCGGGCAGGGAGAAACGGGCGCCGACTTTATAGATATCGTCGCCTGGCGGCGCCTGGCCGAAGTCTGCGGGCAGTACCTGAAAAAAGGCCAGCTGGTGCTGGTGGACGGCCGGATCCAGAACCGTTCGTTCGAAGACCAGTCCGGGCAGCGGAAATGGGTGACCGAAGTGATCGCCAGCACGATGACGATGCTGGAGAAGTCGCGGGTCACGGGCCACGAGACCGCGGCCGCGGCCCATCATGACGAGGAGTCGGGCGCCGGCGAAGAGGTCGTGGACGACACGGACCTGGCCAGCGATCTCCCTTTTTAA
- the ssb gene encoding single-stranded DNA-binding protein, translating into MYNKAFLIGNLTRDPELRYTTSGIPVARFAIAINRFKKGGGQDVDFINIVAWRRLAEICGEFLKKGRPVAIEGRLQIRSFTGRDGQKRTMTEVVADNMQMLGSKPGAGPSKDVAPAAEEAADDIPF; encoded by the coding sequence ATGTATAACAAAGCGTTCTTGATCGGCAATTTGACCAGGGACCCGGAACTCCGCTACACGACCAGCGGGATCCCGGTGGCCCGGTTCGCCATCGCGATCAACCGTTTCAAAAAAGGCGGCGGCCAGGACGTCGATTTTATCAACATTGTCGCCTGGCGGCGCCTGGCCGAGATCTGCGGCGAATTCCTGAAAAAGGGCCGGCCGGTGGCGATCGAAGGGCGGCTCCAGATCCGGAGCTTTACCGGCCGCGACGGGCAAAAACGGACCATGACCGAGGTCGTGGCCGATAACATGCAGATGCTGGGCAGCAAGCCGGGCGCGGGCCCGAGCAAAGATGTCGCGCCGGCCGCCGAAGAAGCGGCCGACGACATACCATTTTAA
- the hisD gene encoding histidinol dehydrogenase yields MLKVIAKEETAAEVRRLIERRTITADRPEAAVVQEIVADVRKTGDQALLKYTAKFDGAKLTAGALRITDQETKAAYQQVAAGFIDSLTKAIQNITAFHKKQKSDEWFETLPLDVLLGQRLIPLARVGIYVPGGRATYPSSVLMNAIPAKVAGVKEIILVSPPPVSPYVLVAAAEAGVSAVYQIGGAQAIAALAYGTETVPRVDKIVGPGNIYVTLAKKEVFGAVGIESLAGPSDVLIIADRDAEAEFIAADLLAQAEHDPSASAVLATNSRKLIERVEKEIAKQKPKLKRQAIIDQAEIVLLEVESIDQAIEIGNRIAPEHLELEVGSPQRLLEKIRNAGAVFIGPHSPVAVGDYIAGPNHVLPTGGTARFSSPLGVYDFVKHQSIIGYTKPALKNVWKDVKLLAEIEGLDAHARSIDVRFS; encoded by the coding sequence ATGCTCAAAGTGATCGCTAAAGAAGAAACCGCGGCCGAAGTCCGGCGGTTGATCGAGCGCCGGACGATCACCGCCGACCGTCCGGAAGCGGCGGTCGTGCAGGAGATCGTGGCCGACGTCCGGAAAACGGGCGACCAGGCGTTGCTCAAGTACACGGCCAAGTTCGACGGAGCGAAACTGACGGCCGGCGCGCTGCGGATCACCGATCAGGAGACCAAGGCGGCTTACCAGCAGGTCGCTGCCGGTTTTATCGACTCCCTGACCAAGGCCATCCAGAACATTACCGCGTTCCATAAGAAGCAAAAGAGCGACGAATGGTTTGAAACGCTGCCGCTGGACGTCTTGCTCGGCCAGCGCCTGATCCCGCTGGCGCGGGTCGGCATTTACGTGCCGGGCGGGCGGGCGACCTACCCGTCGTCGGTCTTGATGAACGCGATCCCCGCCAAAGTTGCCGGCGTGAAGGAGATAATCCTGGTGTCGCCGCCGCCGGTCAGCCCGTACGTGCTGGTCGCCGCCGCGGAGGCGGGCGTCAGCGCCGTTTACCAGATCGGCGGGGCGCAGGCGATCGCCGCCCTGGCTTACGGGACGGAAACGGTCCCCCGGGTGGACAAGATAGTCGGCCCGGGGAACATCTACGTGACCCTGGCCAAGAAAGAGGTCTTTGGCGCGGTCGGGATCGAAAGCCTGGCCGGTCCGTCCGACGTACTGATCATCGCCGACCGGGACGCGGAAGCCGAATTCATCGCCGCCGACCTGTTAGCCCAGGCAGAACACGACCCTTCGGCTTCGGCCGTCCTGGCCACGAACTCGCGCAAGCTGATCGAGCGGGTGGAAAAAGAGATCGCCAAGCAAAAGCCCAAGCTCAAGCGGCAGGCGATCATCGACCAGGCGGAGATCGTCTTGCTGGAGGTCGAGTCGATCGACCAGGCGATCGAGATCGGCAACCGGATCGCCCCGGAGCACCTGGAGCTGGAAGTCGGCTCGCCGCAGCGGCTGCTGGAAAAGATCAGGAACGCCGGCGCGGTCTTTATCGGCCCGCATTCGCCGGTTGCCGTCGGCGACTACATCGCCGGCCCGAACCACGTTTTGCCGACCGGCGGGACGGCGCGCTTCTCGTCCCCGCTCGGGGTCTACGACTTCGTCAAGCACCAGAGCATTATCGGCTACACCAAGCCGGCGCTCAAGAATGTCTGGAAAGACGTTAAACTACTGGCGGAGATCGAGGGGCTGGACGCGCACGCCCGGTCTATCGACGTTCGATTCTCTTAA
- a CDS encoding peptidoglycan DD-metalloendopeptidase family protein, whose protein sequence is MKLWCCVLACLLLGSAAMADKLTEQEKLQQIQHELKQSQARLKETKQKRQEELGKLVVITQELKQANKRLNKAKEKISENVTKITELSVELKKTEADLEQKSSLLETRVREAFKNGRVSYLDLLFLSRSVSDFLNRSYYFEKVVARDASLIRGVRQDLQETKTKRTVLNDRTKEIKQLATVIAEQKSKIVTQAEEKKKVLDDLKERQAEYEQKIAELERSSRELEVLIQKKMAERKRAGVSARGSGTMIWPLQGRITSRYGASRRWGRSRHTGVDIATTYGTPILAADGGEVIFAGWWDGYGKAVVIDHGKGIATVYGHMSRIYPAVGLTVAKGQTIGLEGSTGYSTGPHLHFEVRKNGKPVNPMPYLP, encoded by the coding sequence ATGAAGCTCTGGTGCTGTGTTTTGGCCTGCCTCCTGCTCGGGAGCGCGGCGATGGCGGATAAACTGACCGAGCAAGAGAAACTGCAACAGATCCAGCACGAGCTTAAACAGAGCCAGGCCAGGCTGAAAGAAACGAAGCAAAAAAGGCAGGAAGAGCTGGGGAAACTGGTGGTCATTACCCAGGAGCTGAAGCAGGCGAACAAGCGGCTGAACAAGGCCAAGGAAAAGATCAGCGAGAACGTGACCAAGATCACCGAACTGTCGGTGGAGCTGAAAAAGACCGAGGCGGACCTGGAACAGAAATCAAGCCTGCTGGAGACCAGGGTCAGGGAAGCGTTCAAGAACGGCCGGGTCAGCTACCTCGACCTGCTCTTTTTGTCCCGGTCCGTGTCCGATTTCCTGAACCGCAGCTATTATTTTGAAAAGGTCGTCGCCCGGGACGCCAGCCTGATCAGGGGCGTGCGGCAGGACCTGCAGGAGACGAAGACGAAACGGACGGTCCTGAACGACCGGACCAAAGAGATCAAGCAGCTGGCCACGGTCATCGCCGAACAGAAAAGCAAGATCGTGACCCAGGCGGAAGAGAAAAAGAAGGTCCTGGACGACCTGAAAGAACGCCAGGCCGAATACGAGCAAAAGATCGCCGAGCTGGAACGGAGCTCGCGCGAGCTGGAAGTTTTGATCCAGAAGAAAATGGCCGAGCGCAAGCGGGCCGGCGTTTCCGCCCGCGGCAGCGGAACGATGATCTGGCCGCTGCAGGGGAGGATCACTTCGCGGTACGGCGCGTCCCGGCGCTGGGGACGGTCGCGGCATACGGGCGTGGACATTGCCACGACCTACGGCACGCCGATCCTGGCGGCGGACGGCGGTGAAGTGATCTTTGCCGGCTGGTGGGACGGGTACGGGAAGGCGGTCGTGATCGACCACGGCAAGGGGATCGCGACGGTCTACGGCCACATGTCCCGGATCTATCCGGCGGTCGGCCTGACGGTCGCCAAGGGACAGACGATCGGCCTGGAGGGGAGCACCGGTTATTCGACCGGGCCGCACCTGCATTTTGAGGTCAGAAAGAACGGTAAACCGGTCAACCCGATGCCGTATTTACCGTAG